A genomic window from Streptomyces sp. NBC_01429 includes:
- a CDS encoding ROK family glucokinase, translated as MSTYRDFAHRGTARATVLRTVGTRERRSLLTAPRVPTVGIDIGGTKVMAGVVDPDGNILETLRTETPDKSKSPQVVEDTIVELVLDLSDRHDVHAVGIGAAGWVDADRSKVLFAPHLAWRDEPLRDALSSRLAVPVMVDNDANTAAWAEWRFGAGRGEDHLVMITLGTGIGGAILEDGQVKRGKFGVAGEFGHMQVVPGGHRCPCGNRGCWEQYSSGNALVREARELAAADSPVAYNIIDRVKGNVQEITGPLITELAREGDAMCVELFQDIGQWLGVGIANLAAALDPSCFVIGGGVSAADDLLIGPARDAFRRNLTGRGYRPEARIVKAQLGPEAGMVGAADLSRLVARRFRRAKRRRVERYERYERYAQAIRNPRTPQDPAS; from the coding sequence ATGAGCACCTACCGCGACTTCGCCCACCGGGGCACCGCGCGCGCCACCGTCCTGCGGACCGTGGGCACCCGGGAGCGCCGCTCCCTCCTCACCGCGCCCCGGGTGCCGACCGTCGGCATCGACATCGGCGGCACGAAGGTGATGGCCGGCGTCGTCGACCCGGACGGCAACATCCTGGAGACGCTCAGGACCGAGACGCCGGACAAGTCCAAGAGCCCCCAGGTCGTCGAGGACACCATCGTCGAGCTGGTCCTCGACCTCTCCGACCGGCACGACGTGCACGCCGTCGGCATCGGCGCGGCCGGCTGGGTCGACGCGGACCGCTCGAAGGTGCTCTTCGCCCCGCATCTCGCCTGGCGCGACGAGCCCCTCAGGGACGCGCTCTCCTCGCGGCTCGCCGTCCCGGTGATGGTCGACAACGACGCCAACACGGCCGCCTGGGCCGAGTGGCGCTTCGGCGCCGGGCGCGGCGAGGACCATCTCGTCATGATCACGCTCGGCACCGGGATCGGCGGCGCCATACTGGAGGACGGCCAGGTCAAGCGCGGTAAGTTCGGCGTCGCCGGCGAGTTCGGCCATATGCAGGTCGTCCCCGGCGGCCACCGCTGCCCGTGCGGCAACCGCGGCTGCTGGGAGCAGTACAGCTCGGGCAACGCCCTCGTACGGGAGGCCAGGGAGCTGGCCGCCGCCGACTCCCCGGTCGCGTACAACATCATCGACCGGGTCAAGGGCAACGTCCAGGAGATCACCGGACCGCTCATCACCGAACTCGCCCGTGAGGGCGACGCCATGTGCGTCGAGCTGTTCCAGGACATCGGCCAGTGGCTCGGCGTCGGCATCGCCAATCTGGCCGCCGCGCTCGACCCGTCCTGCTTCGTCATCGGCGGCGGCGTCAGCGCCGCCGACGATCTGCTGATCGGCCCCGCCCGCGACGCCTTCCGCCGTAACCTCACCGGCCGCGGCTACCGCCCCGAGGCCCGGATCGTCAAGGCGCAGCTCGGCCCCGAGGCCGGCATGGTCGGCGCCGCCGACCTCTCCCGGCTGGTGGCCCGGCGCTTCCGCCGCGCCAAGCGCCGCCGCGTGGAGCGCTACGAGCGGTACGAGCGCTACGCGCAGGCCATCCGCAACCCGCGCACGCCCCAGGACCCGGCCTCATGA